In Streptomyces capitiformicae, one genomic interval encodes:
- a CDS encoding transglycosylase domain-containing protein, protein MSEHRRKPPQPQGGGRAAARRGQSASSGRRAAPRGATGSLSDTYGAGGEETPYEGRAAARRAAQRSTGTGGGRRRAAEPAGRGPGRGRGRAAPPGKQRFIDYPRAGKYGAMRWVPSWRQVTGLFIGFFGCLVAAAGIGYAVVAVPNPAEAATAQNNVYYWSDGSQMVATGGEVNRQIIAYEKIPKEMRYAVMSAENKTFETDSGVDPMGIARAVVNMAKGGQTQGGSTITQQYVKNAMLDDQSQTLSRKVKELFISVKVGASVEKEEIMRGYLNTAYFGRGAYGLQAAARTYFGKDAEKLNASECAFLAALLKGATYYDPAGNTAYDPAATAQANTKRATERWRWILEEMVKDKHLTAAERDKYPEFPKIQKPRSNAQLGGQIGYLVDTAKGYILNNTKITQQQLERGGFEIHTTFDKTKVQELEKAVNKVRKENIKPKQRPKTDTHVQFGGASVNPKSGAIEAIYGGEDATKHFTNNADVTGAQVGSTFKPFVLAAAMTWGKRDPDLGESQAQDEVTIVSPKSLYSGKNNLKIRDYNGDIWTNEKGEEWLQANDDDASYGSPPKYQIDLREAMRVSANSAFVQLGMDVGLDRVKEAAIEAGLKKDSLAGTGYPSFSIGISDPSAIRMAGSYATFAASGKQNDPFSVTKVEHEGLTTFDHEEIADTKQAFTPEVADNVTDVLKTVVEEGTGTSAQLTGRQVAGKTGTTDGNKSAWFVGYTPQLSTAISMYRMDDDESNKNRTFLEMYGTGGKETIHGASFPAEIWHDYMEDALKGQPAKDFPEPEPIGEIVNDDPDPTPTPTVTEPEEEESASPSPSPSESEVLPSPSPSESCNNPFNPKCEVTGGTETGGTDTAGTDGGVTATPTESEEESTNGNQNGGLFGGNTG, encoded by the coding sequence ATGAGCGAGCACCGTCGCAAACCGCCGCAGCCGCAGGGAGGCGGACGTGCCGCGGCCCGACGCGGCCAGTCGGCGTCCTCCGGCCGCCGCGCGGCACCGCGGGGCGCCACCGGGTCACTTTCCGACACCTATGGGGCGGGAGGTGAAGAGACCCCGTACGAGGGCCGTGCCGCGGCACGACGGGCGGCGCAGAGAAGCACCGGCACTGGTGGCGGCCGCCGTAGAGCGGCCGAGCCGGCGGGGCGTGGTCCCGGTCGTGGCCGCGGACGCGCCGCTCCACCCGGCAAGCAGCGCTTCATCGACTATCCACGCGCCGGCAAGTACGGGGCCATGCGATGGGTGCCGTCGTGGCGTCAGGTGACGGGGCTGTTCATCGGGTTCTTCGGGTGCCTGGTGGCGGCGGCCGGCATCGGCTACGCGGTCGTGGCCGTCCCCAACCCGGCCGAGGCGGCAACGGCGCAGAACAACGTCTACTACTGGTCCGACGGCTCCCAGATGGTCGCGACGGGTGGTGAGGTCAACCGCCAGATCATCGCGTACGAGAAGATCCCCAAGGAGATGCGCTACGCCGTCATGTCGGCCGAGAACAAGACGTTCGAAACCGACAGCGGCGTCGACCCGATGGGTATCGCCCGTGCCGTCGTCAACATGGCCAAGGGCGGTCAGACGCAGGGTGGTTCGACCATCACCCAGCAGTACGTGAAGAACGCCATGCTCGACGACCAGTCGCAGACCCTGTCGCGGAAGGTCAAGGAACTCTTCATCTCGGTCAAGGTGGGTGCCTCCGTCGAGAAGGAAGAGATCATGCGGGGCTACCTGAACACGGCCTACTTCGGCCGTGGCGCCTATGGTCTCCAAGCGGCGGCCCGCACCTACTTCGGCAAGGACGCGGAGAAGCTCAACGCGAGCGAGTGCGCGTTTCTCGCCGCGCTCCTCAAGGGCGCCACGTACTACGACCCGGCCGGCAACACGGCGTACGACCCGGCGGCCACGGCGCAGGCGAACACCAAGCGTGCCACGGAGCGCTGGAGGTGGATCCTCGAGGAGATGGTCAAGGACAAGCACCTGACGGCGGCGGAGCGGGACAAGTACCCCGAGTTCCCCAAGATCCAGAAGCCTCGGTCCAACGCTCAGCTGGGCGGCCAGATCGGCTACCTGGTCGACACGGCCAAGGGCTACATCCTCAACAACACCAAGATCACGCAGCAACAGCTCGAACGGGGCGGATTCGAGATCCACACGACCTTCGACAAGACGAAGGTCCAGGAGCTCGAGAAGGCCGTGAACAAGGTCCGCAAGGAGAACATCAAGCCGAAACAGCGCCCGAAGACGGACACGCATGTGCAGTTCGGTGGCGCGTCGGTGAATCCGAAGTCGGGTGCCATCGAGGCGATCTACGGTGGTGAGGACGCCACCAAGCACTTCACCAACAATGCCGACGTCACCGGTGCGCAGGTCGGTTCGACGTTCAAGCCGTTCGTTCTGGCAGCGGCCATGACCTGGGGCAAGCGTGACCCCGACCTCGGGGAGTCGCAGGCGCAGGACGAGGTCACCATCGTCTCGCCGAAGAGCCTCTACAGCGGCAAGAACAACCTCAAGATCAGGGACTACAACGGCGACATCTGGACCAACGAAAAGGGTGAGGAGTGGCTGCAGGCTAACGACGACGACGCGTCGTACGGCAGCCCACCGAAGTACCAGATCGACCTGCGTGAGGCGATGCGGGTCTCGGCGAACTCCGCCTTCGTGCAGCTGGGCATGGACGTCGGTCTGGATCGGGTGAAGGAAGCGGCCATCGAGGCCGGCCTCAAGAAGGACAGCCTGGCGGGCACCGGATACCCGTCCTTCTCGATCGGCATCTCCGACCCCAGCGCGATCCGTATGGCGGGCTCGTACGCGACCTTCGCCGCGAGCGGCAAGCAGAACGACCCGTTCTCCGTCACGAAGGTCGAGCACGAGGGCCTGACGACGTTCGATCACGAGGAGATCGCCGACACCAAGCAGGCCTTCACCCCGGAGGTCGCCGACAACGTCACCGACGTCCTCAAGACCGTCGTCGAGGAGGGAACTGGTACCTCCGCCCAGCTGACCGGCCGACAGGTGGCCGGCAAGACCGGTACCACCGACGGCAACAAGTCGGCCTGGTTCGTCGGGTACACCCCCCAGCTGTCGACCGCGATCAGCATGTACCGCATGGACGACGACGAGTCCAACAAGAACCGCACCTTCTTGGAGATGTACGGAACGGGTGGCAAGGAGACGATCCACGGTGCCTCCTTCCCGGCCGAGATCTGGCACGACTACATGGAGGACGCGCTCAAGGGCCAGCCGGCGAAGGACTTCCCGGAGCCCGAACCCATCGGTGAGATCGTCAACGACGACCCGGACCCGACGCCGACCCCGACGGTGACCGAGCCCGAGGAGGAGGAGAGCGCGTCGCCGAGCCCGTCGCCGAGCGAGAGCGAGGTTCTGCCGTCGCCGTCGCCCAGCGAGTCCTGCAACAACCCGTTCAACCCCAAATGTGAGGTGACGGGAGGTACGGAGACGGGCGGCACGGATACCGCCGGCACCGACGGTGGTGTGACCGCCACACCGACGGAGTCAGAAGAAGAAAGCACGAATGGCAACCAGAACGGGGGGCTGTTCGGCGGCAACACCGGATAG
- a CDS encoding alanine racemase — MALTLYVDTTRWRAHHKHVQEQFPGLVPVCKGNGYGFGHEKLAEEATRLGSDVLAVGTTYEAARIKDWFSGDLLVLTPYRRAEEPVPLPDRVIRSVSSVDGVYGLVGARVVIEVMSSMKRHGVSEQELPQLHAAIENVRLEGFAIHLPLDRTDGSDAVEEVIGWMDRLRAARLPLHTMFVSHLKSEELVRLQQQFPQTRFRARIGTRLWLGDHEATEYRGAVLDVTRVAKGDRFGYRQQKAASDGFLVVVAGGTSHGVGLEAPKAMHGVMPRAKGVARAGLATVNRNLSPFVWGGKQRWFAEPPHMQVSILFVPADAPEPKVGEELVAHLRHTTTQFDRIVDC, encoded by the coding sequence ATGGCGCTCACGCTCTACGTCGACACCACGCGCTGGCGGGCACACCACAAGCACGTTCAGGAGCAGTTCCCGGGACTCGTCCCCGTCTGCAAGGGCAACGGCTACGGCTTCGGGCACGAGAAGCTGGCGGAAGAGGCCACGCGCCTCGGGTCGGACGTCCTCGCCGTCGGCACCACCTACGAGGCTGCCCGGATCAAGGACTGGTTCAGCGGCGACCTGCTGGTGCTGACGCCCTACCGACGCGCTGAAGAGCCCGTACCCCTGCCCGACCGCGTCATCCGCTCCGTGTCGTCGGTCGACGGCGTGTACGGCCTCGTGGGCGCCCGCGTCGTCATCGAGGTCATGTCCTCGATGAAGCGGCACGGTGTCAGCGAGCAGGAGCTGCCCCAGCTCCACGCGGCCATAGAGAACGTGCGCCTGGAGGGCTTCGCCATCCATCTGCCGCTGGACCGCACCGACGGCTCGGACGCCGTCGAGGAGGTCATCGGCTGGATGGACCGTCTGCGCGCGGCCCGTCTCCCGCTGCACACCATGTTCGTCAGCCATCTCAAGTCCGAGGAACTCGTCCGCCTCCAGCAGCAGTTCCCGCAGACCCGCTTCCGGGCCCGTATCGGCACGCGGCTGTGGCTGGGGGACCACGAGGCGACCGAGTACCGCGGGGCGGTCCTGGACGTTACTCGGGTCGCGAAGGGCGACCGCTTCGGTTACCGGCAGCAGAAGGCGGCCTCGGACGGCTTCCTGGTGGTCGTGGCGGGCGGAACGTCGCATGGGGTGGGTCTGGAGGCTCCGAAGGCGATGCACGGCGTCATGCCGCGCGCCAAGGGCGTTGCACGGGCCGGCCTCGCGACGGTCAACCGGAACCTTTCTCCGTTCGTCTGGGGCGGCAAGCAGCGTTGGTTCGCCGAGCCGCCGCACATGCAGGTGTCGATCCTCTTCGTGCCCGCGGACGCCCCTGAGCCGAAGGTGGGCGAGGAATTGGTGGCCCATCTGCGGCACACGACCACACAGTTCGACCGCATCGTCGACTGCTGA
- the femX gene encoding peptidoglycan bridge formation glycyltransferase FemX: MSLTLRTISREQHLAYIQSLPAASHMQVPAWADVKAEWRSENLGWFDDKTGEMVGAGLVLYRQLPKIKRYLAYLPEGPVINWFAPNLTDWLEPMLAHLKQQGAFSVKMGPPVIIRRWEATSIKKGIQDPDVKRLRDIEADFIEPRAFEVADKLRRMGWQQGEDGGAGFGDVQPRYVYQVPLANRSLEEVHKNFNQLWRRNIKKAEKAGVEVVQGGYHDLEEWQRLYEITAVRDRFRPRPLSYFQRMWTALNTEDPNRMRLYFARHDGVNLSAATMLVVGGHVWYSYGASDNIGREVRPSNAMQWRMLRDAYALGATVYDLRGISDSLDETDHLFGLIQFKVGTGGQAAEYLGEWDFPLNKLLHKALDIYMSRR, encoded by the coding sequence ATGAGCCTGACCCTGAGGACGATCAGCCGAGAGCAGCATCTGGCGTACATCCAGAGCCTGCCCGCGGCGAGCCACATGCAGGTCCCGGCCTGGGCCGACGTCAAGGCAGAGTGGCGCTCCGAGAACCTCGGGTGGTTTGACGACAAGACCGGCGAGATGGTGGGCGCCGGCCTGGTGCTCTACCGCCAGCTGCCCAAGATCAAGCGCTATCTCGCCTACTTGCCCGAGGGCCCGGTCATCAATTGGTTCGCGCCGAACCTCACCGACTGGCTCGAGCCGATGCTCGCCCATCTGAAGCAGCAGGGTGCCTTCTCGGTGAAGATGGGGCCGCCGGTCATCATCCGGCGCTGGGAGGCCACGTCCATCAAGAAGGGCATCCAGGACCCGGACGTGAAGCGCCTGCGCGACATCGAAGCGGACTTCATCGAGCCGCGTGCCTTCGAGGTCGCCGACAAGCTGCGCCGCATGGGCTGGCAGCAGGGCGAGGACGGCGGTGCCGGCTTCGGGGACGTCCAGCCCCGCTACGTCTACCAGGTGCCGCTCGCCAACCGCTCCCTGGAAGAGGTCCACAAGAACTTCAACCAGCTGTGGCGCCGGAACATCAAGAAGGCCGAGAAGGCAGGCGTCGAGGTCGTCCAGGGCGGCTACCACGACCTGGAGGAGTGGCAGCGGCTGTACGAGATCACGGCCGTGCGTGACCGCTTCCGGCCCCGCCCGCTGTCGTACTTCCAGCGCATGTGGACGGCCCTCAACACCGAGGACCCCAACCGCATGCGTCTCTACTTCGCCCGGCACGACGGCGTGAACCTGTCCGCCGCGACGATGCTGGTCGTCGGTGGTCACGTCTGGTACTCGTACGGCGCTTCGGACAACATCGGCCGTGAGGTCCGGCCCTCGAACGCGATGCAGTGGCGCATGCTGCGCGATGCCTACGCTCTCGGCGCGACCGTCTACGACCTGCGCGGCATCTCCGACTCGCTGGACGAGACGGATCACCTCTTCGGCCTGATCCAGTTCAAGGTGGGCACGGGCGGGCAGGCCGCCGAATACCTCGGCGAATGGGACTTCCCGCTCAACAAGCTGCTCCACAAGGCGCTCGACATCTACATGTCGCGCCGCTGA
- a CDS encoding glycosyltransferase family 87 protein produces MCGMPSAETTRMSVDEPEPVRPTKEDEVAATGSELIGGPIGRRALLGSSWWTPVRVVALVAIGMFALGMVQKLPCYDGAWFFGASSQYTHACYSDIPHLYQGRGFADGLVPYFDKIPVDTSDMEYLEYPVLTGVFMEVAAWLTPGSGSIQEQEQWYWVVNAGMLMACAAVIAVCAARIHRRRPWDGLLVALAPAFALTATINWDLLAVALLAAAMLMWSRQRPLAFGVLLGLATAAKFYPFLLLGPLLVLCWRAGKLRAFGIALLGAVGAWLAVNLPVMLLAPDGWAKFYRFSQERGVDFGSFFLVISQRMNIQITAETANAYAMIAMLLVCAGIAALTLTAPRRPRFAQLAFLIVAAFILTNKVYSPQYVLWLVPLAALARPRWRDFLIWQACEVAYYLGIWMYLAYTTSGDAHKGLPAEGYQFAIVAHLLGTLYLCVVVVRDIFMPERDVVRRAGDDDPSGGVLDGAEDVHVYGAAARPPRHEAHFEGPPVEWGSRDPADSSP; encoded by the coding sequence ATGTGCGGCATGCCCAGTGCAGAGACGACGCGAATGAGCGTGGACGAGCCGGAGCCGGTGCGTCCCACCAAAGAGGACGAGGTCGCTGCGACCGGCAGTGAGCTGATCGGCGGCCCGATCGGGCGGCGGGCACTGCTCGGGTCGTCCTGGTGGACCCCCGTGCGGGTCGTCGCACTCGTGGCGATCGGCATGTTCGCGCTCGGCATGGTGCAGAAGCTGCCCTGCTACGACGGCGCTTGGTTCTTCGGTGCCAGCTCTCAGTACACGCACGCGTGCTACTCGGACATCCCGCACCTCTACCAGGGGCGCGGTTTCGCCGATGGCCTCGTGCCGTACTTCGACAAGATTCCTGTCGACACCAGCGACATGGAATACCTCGAGTACCCGGTGCTTACCGGAGTGTTCATGGAGGTCGCCGCGTGGCTCACCCCGGGCAGCGGCAGCATCCAGGAACAAGAGCAGTGGTACTGGGTGGTCAACGCCGGGATGCTGATGGCGTGCGCGGCGGTCATCGCCGTCTGTGCCGCGCGCATCCACCGGCGGCGGCCCTGGGACGGCCTGCTGGTGGCCCTGGCGCCCGCTTTCGCCCTCACGGCCACCATCAACTGGGATCTGCTCGCCGTGGCCCTGCTGGCCGCCGCGATGCTGATGTGGTCCCGTCAGCGTCCCCTTGCCTTCGGTGTGCTGCTCGGGCTCGCCACCGCCGCCAAGTTCTACCCGTTCCTGCTGCTCGGACCGCTCCTCGTACTGTGCTGGCGGGCGGGCAAGCTGCGTGCGTTCGGGATCGCGCTGCTCGGCGCCGTCGGGGCCTGGCTCGCGGTGAACCTTCCCGTGATGCTCCTGGCGCCGGACGGGTGGGCGAAGTTCTACCGCTTCAGTCAGGAACGCGGCGTCGACTTCGGCTCGTTCTTCCTCGTCATCTCGCAGCGGATGAACATCCAGATCACCGCCGAGACGGCGAACGCGTACGCGATGATCGCCATGTTGCTGGTCTGCGCCGGTATCGCCGCGCTCACGCTGACCGCGCCGCGCCGTCCCCGCTTCGCTCAGTTGGCCTTCCTGATCGTCGCTGCCTTCATCCTCACCAACAAGGTCTACTCGCCGCAGTACGTGCTCTGGCTGGTCCCGCTCGCCGCGCTGGCCCGGCCCCGCTGGCGTGACTTCCTGATCTGGCAGGCGTGCGAGGTCGCGTACTACCTGGGGATCTGGATGTACCTCGCGTACACGACGAGCGGGGACGCCCACAAGGGTTTGCCCGCCGAGGGATACCAGTTCGCCATCGTGGCCCACCTGCTGGGAACCCTGTACCTGTGCGTCGTCGTCGTACGCGACATCTTCATGCCGGAACGGGACGTGGTGCGCCGAGCCGGTGACGACGATCCGTCCGGCGGTGTGCTGGACGGCGCGGAGGACGTCCATGTGTACGGCGCCGCGGCCCGTCCCCCGCGCCACGAGGCGCACTTCGAGGGGCCGCCTGTGGAGTGGGGCAGCCGGGATCCGGCAGACAGTTCGCCCTGA